CCAATCCTAATAACCCTATTATTGGTAATCGTTCGTTTGGGGAGGATAGAGATAATGTCGTAGAAAAAGGGGTTGCATTTGTAAAAGGAATGGAACGAGCTGGTGTTTTAGCGAATGGAAAGCATTTTCCCGGGCATGGAGATACCGAAGTAGATTCTCATCATAATTTACCGGTTATTCCTTTTTCTAGAAAACGATTAGATAGTTTAGAATTATATCCATTTAAAAAACTCATACGTTCTGGAATAAGTAGTATAATGGTTGCACATTTAGAAGTGCCAGCGCTCGAAATGCAAAAAGAACTACCGTCTTCAATTTCCGAACAAATAATTTCTGGACTATTAAAAGAAGAGTTAGGTTATAAAGGTTTAATTTTTACCGATGCTTTGAACATGAAAGGAGTGTCAACAAAAGGTAAGGAAGGCAGTGTAGAACTTGCTGCTTTTATGGCCGGTAATGATATGCTTTTAATGCCCGAGAACATTGTCAATGCTAAAGAAAAGCTAACCAAGGCTTACGAAAAAGGAAGGTTAAGTGAGCAACGGTTGGCATATTCAGTTAAGAAAATATTACTGGCAAAATATAAGGCGGGATTAAACAATTATAAGCCAATTGCAATTAAAAATTTATATGAAGATTTAAATAGTATTGAAGACGATATTATTTATGAGGAGGCTATTGAGAATGCCATAACAATAGTAAAGAATGATTTAGACCTATTAGCTATTAAGAACTTAGATAATAAGAAAATAGCTTATGTTAAGTTCGGTGATGAATCCAATGAGGCCTTCGTGAACGGACTCAAAAAATATACAAATGTAACTGTAGTAGAAGCTGATGACATTAACACCTTAAAAATTAAATTAAAGGAATATAATTTAGTAATTGTCGGCCATCATAAAAGTAATGAAAGTCCTTGGAAATCGTATAAATTTACATCGAAGGAGCTTAATTGGTTACAGGATATTGGCAATGAAAGAACCTCTAATCTTATTCTTTGCGTTTTTGCAAAACCTTATGCATTAGCTGATATTAAATCTTTTGAGAATATAAATGCTGTTGTAATGGCATACCAAAATAGTGCTATTGCGCAAGAGAAAACTGCAGAAGTTCTTTTTGGGGCAGTTGGTGCAACTGGGAAACTACCTGTAAGTGCACATTCTGATTTTCCTGTGAATACCGGACAAAAAACATTGTCATTGAGTAGATTAGGTTACAGTATCCCAGAACGTGTAGGACTAAGCACAAAAGGATTGGCGAAAATTGACCGAATGGTAACTGGTGGGCTCGATAGCTTAATGTTTCCCGGGGCTCAAATATTAGTAGCAAGAAAAGGAAAGGTCGTTTATCAAAAAGGTTTTGGTAAACCTACTTATGACTCCAAAGTGAAAATTACTAACGATTATATCTATGATTTGGCATCGTTAACTAAAATTCTAGCGACATTACCCATGGTTATGAAGATGGAAGAAGAAGGTGCTATTGGTTTAAATAATACTTTTGAAGAGTTAGTTCCCAACTATTCCAATACTGAAATTAAAAATGTAACGGTACTAAAAGCTTTATCACATTATGGACGTTTACCGGCATGGATACCTTTTTATATTAGTACGCTTGACGAGAATAAAAAACCGTCCGGGGAGTTTTATCGAAATACTAAGCTTCCTGGATTTTCAACTAAGGTATATGATAATTTATATCTGGCAGATGCCTATCAAGACTCCATTTATAATAGAATAGGCAGACAAGATTTAAAATCAAACCGATATCGCTATAGTGACGTTCCTTATTATGTAATGAAGAAAGTTATTGAAGATAATTACAAGCTAAAATTAGATGTATTAAGCAATAATTTTCTTTATAGTAGATTAGGGGCTAACCATACTGCGTATAACCCGTTAGAAAAGTTCGATAAAAGCATGATTGTTCCTTCTGAGGAAGATGATTATTATAGATATGGTACCGTGCAAGGGTATGTCCATGATATGGGTGCTGCAATGCAAGCTGGTGTAGGTGGTCATGCCGGTCTTTTTAGTAATTCCAATGACATTGCCAAGATTATGCAAATGTATTTACAAGAGGGTTATTATGGGGGCACAAAATTTTTCGATTCAAGAACGGTTAAGAAATTCAACACCTGTTATTTTTGTGAAAACAATGTTAGGAGAGGAGTGGGCTTTGATAAGCCTCAATTAGAACACAGTGGCCCTACATGCGGTTGTGTATCTAGGAAAAGCTTTGGGCATAGTGGTTTTACAGGTACCTATACTTGGGCCGACCCTGAAGAAGAAATAGTATATGTGTTTTTATCGAACAGAACATATCCTTCTGCATCAAACACACTTTTAGTTAAATCTGGGTTAAGAACAAGAATTCAACAGGTTATTTACGACTCTATTTTGAATTAAAAAGGTAGTTTTGCATTAATGAAAATAGCAATAGTATGTTATCCTACCTTCGGTGGTAGTGGAGTTGTCGCAACGGAATTAGGGATTGCATTGGCCAATAGAGGTCATGAAATTCATTTTATTACGTACAAACAGCCCGTACGCCTTGAACTTTTAAGTAATAAAATATTCTTTCACGAAGTTCATGTACCAGAGTATCCCCTTTTCCATTATCAACCCTAT
The genomic region above belongs to Maribacter hydrothermalis and contains:
- a CDS encoding glycoside hydrolase family 3 N-terminal domain-containing protein, translating into MRYILILFCGLLCSSSILAQNPLITKDSLAQKAWVDSQYSQMTLDEKLGQLFMVSVASNQSKQATDNLKSLIVKENLGGVIFSKGGPVRQAQLTNDYQSVSKIPLLIGMDAEWGLSMRLDSTYAFPWNMTLGAIQDSVVVEKVGYQIGKHAKRLGVHINFAPDLDINTNPNNPIIGNRSFGEDRDNVVEKGVAFVKGMERAGVLANGKHFPGHGDTEVDSHHNLPVIPFSRKRLDSLELYPFKKLIRSGISSIMVAHLEVPALEMQKELPSSISEQIISGLLKEELGYKGLIFTDALNMKGVSTKGKEGSVELAAFMAGNDMLLMPENIVNAKEKLTKAYEKGRLSEQRLAYSVKKILLAKYKAGLNNYKPIAIKNLYEDLNSIEDDIIYEEAIENAITIVKNDLDLLAIKNLDNKKIAYVKFGDESNEAFVNGLKKYTNVTVVEADDINTLKIKLKEYNLVIVGHHKSNESPWKSYKFTSKELNWLQDIGNERTSNLILCVFAKPYALADIKSFENINAVVMAYQNSAIAQEKTAEVLFGAVGATGKLPVSAHSDFPVNTGQKTLSLSRLGYSIPERVGLSTKGLAKIDRMVTGGLDSLMFPGAQILVARKGKVVYQKGFGKPTYDSKVKITNDYIYDLASLTKILATLPMVMKMEEEGAIGLNNTFEELVPNYSNTEIKNVTVLKALSHYGRLPAWIPFYISTLDENKKPSGEFYRNTKLPGFSTKVYDNLYLADAYQDSIYNRIGRQDLKSNRYRYSDVPYYVMKKVIEDNYKLKLDVLSNNFLYSRLGANHTAYNPLEKFDKSMIVPSEEDDYYRYGTVQGYVHDMGAAMQAGVGGHAGLFSNSNDIAKIMQMYLQEGYYGGTKFFDSRTVKKFNTCYFCENNVRRGVGFDKPQLEHSGPTCGCVSRKSFGHSGFTGTYTWADPEEEIVYVFLSNRTYPSASNTLLVKSGLRTRIQQVIYDSILN